From one Brevundimonas sp. PAMC22021 genomic stretch:
- a CDS encoding RES family NAD+ phosphorylase: MTVVCTQCFTDKGLRRRIAQERKGHDVGNCERHRRYKGVPVEVVAGIVDPVFRHGFGISDGSWHSPSGDSLETLLYELTGVEEEAVMAALIAALMEADDYWPADGGEPFYDETFAYVRSEQALWTHSALWERTRLRLLHGQRFFNRRVLAGLEEVFEGIHLQRGADKRAAVHRLAPGDRNSAFHRARIAETDALRSEIRADPVRKLGPPPERLRRPGRLNASGISAFYGSFDMATCVAELRPRVGAFLVGARFELTRPIVVLDMTIFESPPKATNRFANDHIVRLAQYNFLQAFTREIAQAVSPDDEHLDYVPTQAVAEYLTHHHEFNLDGRRTRIEAIIYRSAQYPKGLNIAILGEAARVGLSEADRKAASKPEPLSPFEDDWEAEPGEAAPIIVRPSTFEVRRVESASFSSPVIEDLGSTDWDDA, translated from the coding sequence ATGACCGTCGTCTGCACCCAGTGCTTCACCGACAAGGGTCTTCGCCGGCGCATCGCCCAAGAGCGGAAGGGACACGACGTCGGCAACTGCGAGCGGCATCGCCGTTACAAGGGGGTGCCGGTCGAGGTCGTGGCTGGCATTGTGGACCCCGTCTTCCGGCACGGCTTCGGCATCTCCGACGGGAGCTGGCACAGCCCGTCGGGCGACAGCCTCGAGACCCTGCTCTACGAACTGACCGGGGTTGAGGAGGAGGCCGTGATGGCCGCCCTCATCGCCGCCCTCATGGAGGCCGACGACTACTGGCCCGCGGACGGCGGGGAGCCCTTCTACGACGAGACCTTCGCGTACGTCCGCAGCGAACAGGCCCTGTGGACGCACAGCGCGCTGTGGGAACGCACGCGCTTACGTCTCCTCCATGGCCAGAGGTTCTTCAACCGGCGGGTCTTGGCAGGGTTGGAGGAGGTCTTCGAGGGGATTCACCTCCAACGTGGCGCCGACAAGCGCGCCGCGGTCCATCGATTGGCGCCGGGTGATCGCAACTCCGCGTTCCATCGGGCCCGGATCGCCGAGACCGACGCCCTCCGGTCCGAAATCCGCGCCGACCCCGTCCGGAAGCTGGGCCCCCCGCCCGAACGGCTCCGCAGACCTGGACGCCTGAACGCCTCGGGCATCTCGGCCTTCTACGGATCCTTCGACATGGCCACCTGCGTGGCCGAGCTCCGGCCGCGGGTGGGGGCCTTCCTCGTCGGAGCCCGTTTCGAGCTGACGCGGCCGATCGTCGTGCTCGACATGACCATCTTCGAATCGCCCCCGAAAGCGACTAATCGCTTCGCCAATGATCACATCGTCAGACTGGCCCAGTACAATTTCCTGCAGGCCTTCACGCGGGAGATCGCCCAGGCCGTGTCGCCTGATGATGAGCATCTGGACTACGTGCCCACCCAGGCGGTCGCCGAGTACCTGACCCATCACCACGAGTTCAACCTGGATGGCCGTCGGACCCGGATCGAGGCCATCATCTACCGATCGGCCCAGTATCCTAAAGGCCTGAACATCGCCATCCTCGGCGAGGCGGCGCGGGTCGGGCTCTCAGAGGCGGACAGGAAGGCGGCCTCGAAGCCGGAACCGTTGTCCCCCTTCGAGGATGACTGGGAAGCGGAGCCTGGCGAGGCCGCGCCCATCATCGTGCGGCCTTCGACCTTCGAGGTGCGTCGCGTCGAGAGCGCCAGCTTCTCCAGCCCGGTGATCGAGGACCTGGGCTCAACGGATTGGGACGACGCCTGA
- a CDS encoding very short patch repair endonuclease, protein MIDPLTPAARSALMARIRRADTKPEMIVRRTLHASGYRFRLQWKAAPGRPDVAFPGRRAIIFVHGCFWHQHPGCRHARLPATRRDFWEAKFDRNRARDARDLARAEAEGWRSLVLWECEIADREALGPRLEAFVGPVRRKRSRPTGLDLALPSEEGRIPRQERIADPRLDDDGA, encoded by the coding sequence GTGATTGATCCCCTGACACCGGCCGCGCGGAGCGCGCTGATGGCCCGTATCCGCCGGGCGGACACCAAGCCCGAGATGATCGTGCGCCGGACGCTGCACGCATCGGGCTATCGCTTCCGCCTGCAGTGGAAGGCCGCGCCCGGACGGCCGGATGTGGCGTTCCCCGGCCGGCGCGCGATCATCTTTGTGCACGGCTGCTTCTGGCATCAGCACCCGGGATGCCGGCACGCGCGCCTGCCAGCGACCCGCCGCGACTTTTGGGAGGCGAAGTTCGACCGCAACCGTGCCCGTGACGCGCGGGACCTCGCGCGGGCCGAGGCCGAAGGCTGGCGGAGTCTGGTGCTGTGGGAGTGCGAGATCGCCGACCGCGAGGCGCTGGGGCCGAGGCTCGAGGCCTTTGTCGGTCCGGTGCGTCGCAAACGGTCGCGGCCCACAGGTTTGGATCTTGCCCTTCCATCAGAAGAGGGTAGGATTCCACGACAGGAGCGGATCGCCGATCCGCGATTAGATGACGATGGAGCATGA
- a CDS encoding DNA cytosine methyltransferase produces the protein MEHEVRAIDLYAGIGGWSLGLRLAGVEVVASYEWWQPAVDTHNGNHGGGIVATDVRKLKLEDLPTGIDLVVGSPPCTEFSYANRGGSGDLAEGLKDLVRFFEVVDHLKPRWWAMENVPRVAEYMRAGFADPGHALHRFRHLDPLIEVVDFSDYGAAQARRRCIVSNVPLALIDGYKAKLGSPTLGDVIAALNGDGSVVTDPIWGGVLPAAGLTETETEPALIGEELRMNRDAKVHHAVYNNMAFPDRLGEPSRTVTATCTRVSRESIVIEDPRRPGSFRRLTIRERASLQGFPVNYQFHARSFAEKAKMIGNAIPPTFTYLLASAARGVPAGAFKGLWMDQRHMVLPDVLPKATPPERAGRTYPEGRAFRAAIPGLRFKSGMRFELSNGAARSKPDWKVRFFFGPSKDVREIELDGAVMAELETTLMAHPAFADAWTALGLADSRLADADATRLQAAWSHKGEGHDPYDVVDTLAAVAADVQTAIEAWSGEGDNGVLAEAYVMNVAAGDAAHSKVPGAAKLTRNAKAILAGLIVGDWFNARRFAPAHRKAA, from the coding sequence ATGGAGCATGAAGTGCGCGCGATAGACCTCTATGCCGGGATTGGCGGGTGGAGCCTCGGGCTTCGTCTGGCCGGCGTTGAGGTCGTCGCCTCCTATGAATGGTGGCAGCCTGCGGTGGACACCCACAACGGCAACCACGGCGGCGGCATCGTTGCCACAGACGTGCGCAAGCTCAAGCTCGAGGATCTTCCGACAGGCATCGACCTAGTGGTCGGAAGTCCGCCCTGCACGGAATTCTCCTATGCCAACCGGGGCGGCAGCGGCGACCTCGCGGAGGGCCTCAAGGACCTCGTGCGCTTCTTCGAGGTGGTCGACCATCTGAAACCCAGGTGGTGGGCGATGGAGAACGTGCCCCGTGTCGCTGAGTACATGCGCGCGGGCTTCGCGGACCCCGGGCATGCGCTCCACAGGTTCCGTCACCTCGACCCGCTGATCGAGGTCGTCGACTTCTCGGATTACGGCGCGGCCCAGGCCCGGAGGCGCTGCATCGTGTCGAACGTGCCGCTGGCGCTCATCGACGGCTACAAGGCCAAGCTCGGGTCGCCTACGCTCGGAGATGTCATCGCGGCGCTGAATGGCGATGGCTCGGTCGTCACCGACCCGATCTGGGGCGGCGTCCTTCCTGCCGCCGGGCTGACCGAGACGGAGACCGAGCCGGCCCTTATCGGTGAGGAGCTGCGGATGAACCGAGACGCGAAGGTCCACCACGCGGTCTACAACAACATGGCCTTCCCGGATCGTCTGGGGGAACCGTCCCGCACGGTCACGGCGACCTGCACGAGGGTGTCGCGCGAGAGCATCGTCATCGAGGATCCGCGTCGGCCGGGCTCGTTCCGCCGCCTGACCATCCGGGAGCGGGCCAGCCTCCAGGGCTTCCCGGTCAACTACCAATTCCATGCCCGCTCCTTCGCCGAGAAGGCGAAGATGATTGGCAACGCCATTCCGCCAACATTCACCTACCTCCTGGCCTCGGCGGCCCGCGGGGTCCCCGCCGGGGCCTTCAAGGGGCTCTGGATGGACCAACGGCACATGGTGTTGCCGGATGTGCTGCCCAAGGCCACGCCGCCCGAGCGCGCCGGCCGCACCTATCCCGAGGGCCGCGCCTTCCGAGCCGCGATCCCCGGCCTGCGCTTCAAGAGCGGCATGCGGTTCGAGCTGTCGAACGGCGCAGCGCGGTCCAAGCCCGATTGGAAGGTCCGGTTCTTCTTCGGCCCCTCCAAGGATGTCCGGGAGATCGAGCTCGACGGAGCCGTCATGGCGGAGCTAGAGACCACCCTCATGGCCCACCCCGCCTTCGCCGACGCCTGGACGGCGCTCGGGCTGGCCGACTCACGTCTAGCGGACGCGGACGCCACGCGCCTTCAGGCGGCCTGGTCCCACAAGGGTGAAGGTCATGACCCCTATGATGTGGTCGACACCCTGGCCGCGGTCGCTGCGGACGTCCAGACCGCCATTGAGGCGTGGAGCGGGGAGGGGGACAACGGGGTCCTGGCTGAAGCGTACGTGATGAATGTCGCCGCCGGCGACGCCGCGCACTCCAAGGTTCCCGGCGCGGCCAAGCTGACGCGCAACGCGAAGGCGATCCTGGCGGGTCTTATCGTCGGCGACTGGTTCAACGCCCGGCGGTTCGCCCCAGCCCATCGCAAGGCCGCCTGA
- a CDS encoding BglII/BstYI family type II restriction endonuclease, giving the protein MFEALQAKGFQVEFHSHARAILAADFPGAAEELEQALLAATIPIEEIIAGGGGEAKGTQRLRNALTALAWPKTEFVVERVVNGVRRESQSHIVDHVRQLESGERIALEIEWNNKDPFFDRDLENFKRLHADGAISVGVVVTRGRSLHEGMRGLVRRFLDERQVGSFEDMARWGYEPTSRQRRNVTERTGRALNPVPFREAFTGQFVADKFGEATTHWRKLEDRIQRGVGNPCPMILIGLPDTIVTFHEGLAALAEVEAAEAEVADGAAADV; this is encoded by the coding sequence ATGTTCGAGGCGCTGCAAGCCAAGGGGTTCCAGGTCGAGTTCCACTCGCACGCCCGCGCCATCCTCGCCGCGGACTTCCCCGGGGCGGCCGAGGAGCTGGAGCAGGCCCTTCTGGCGGCGACGATCCCGATCGAGGAGATCATCGCGGGCGGCGGCGGTGAGGCCAAGGGCACCCAACGGCTCCGGAACGCCTTGACAGCCCTGGCCTGGCCCAAGACCGAGTTCGTCGTAGAACGGGTCGTGAATGGCGTGCGCCGCGAGAGCCAGTCTCATATCGTCGACCATGTCCGCCAGCTGGAGAGCGGGGAACGGATCGCGCTGGAGATCGAGTGGAACAACAAGGATCCCTTCTTCGACCGTGACCTGGAGAACTTCAAACGGCTCCACGCCGATGGCGCTATCTCGGTTGGGGTCGTGGTCACGCGCGGGCGGAGCCTGCATGAGGGTATGCGCGGCCTGGTCCGCCGCTTCCTGGACGAGAGGCAGGTCGGATCGTTCGAGGACATGGCGCGCTGGGGCTACGAGCCGACGTCGCGTCAAAGGCGCAATGTCACTGAACGGACCGGTCGCGCGCTCAACCCCGTGCCCTTCCGCGAGGCCTTCACGGGTCAGTTCGTCGCCGACAAGTTCGGCGAGGCGACCACCCACTGGCGCAAGCTCGAGGACCGAATCCAGCGCGGCGTCGGCAATCCCTGTCCGATGATCCTGATCGGGCTGCCCGACACGATCGTCACCTTTCACGAGGGGCTGGCCGCCTTGGCCGAGGTTGAGGCGGCGGAGGCGGAGGTCGCGGATGGGGCCGCGGCCGATGTGTGA
- a CDS encoding BglII/BstYI family type II restriction endonuclease, with translation MRIAKVYSHLNGLEFLEARQPGLWSEIQTVIGDVDAEACRLKKSKEKRKLGRTLFSPRALNKAISEGFGAQIRPWQSVRTNYFVCEDAETNRRIVDLPRPEQKAAILKGGFLPLASFNQTDFVKDRVAVEVQFGKYSFVAYDLFVKHLAFYVAGTIDVGVEVLPMKCLQAEMSSGPSFFEKELHNLMREGRGVPAVPLVMIGIAP, from the coding sequence ATGAGGATCGCGAAAGTCTATTCCCACCTGAACGGGCTGGAGTTCCTTGAGGCCCGACAGCCCGGTCTCTGGTCCGAGATTCAGACCGTCATCGGCGACGTCGACGCGGAGGCCTGCCGCCTCAAAAAGTCAAAGGAGAAGCGAAAGCTCGGGCGCACGCTCTTCTCGCCGAGGGCGCTGAACAAGGCTATCAGCGAGGGGTTCGGCGCGCAGATTCGCCCGTGGCAATCGGTTCGGACCAACTATTTCGTGTGCGAGGACGCCGAGACGAACCGGCGGATCGTCGATCTGCCCCGGCCGGAGCAGAAGGCCGCGATCCTCAAAGGTGGATTCCTCCCTCTGGCGAGCTTCAACCAGACGGACTTCGTCAAGGACAGGGTCGCCGTTGAGGTCCAGTTCGGCAAATACTCGTTCGTCGCCTACGACCTCTTTGTGAAGCACCTCGCCTTCTACGTCGCCGGCACGATCGATGTCGGCGTGGAGGTCCTGCCCATGAAATGCCTGCAGGCCGAGATGTCGTCAGGCCCATCCTTCTTCGAGAAGGAGCTGCACAACCTGATGCGGGAGGGACGCGGCGTCCCGGCCGTGCCCTTGGTGATGATCGGCATCGCCCCCTGA